Proteins from a genomic interval of Polaribacter sp. Q13:
- a CDS encoding IS110 family transposase, whose translation MKIKQTIGIDISKLTFDVRIHSNQCYQAFENNLKGFKALIKWVEKNNSISKEHTLFVLEHTGIYSEEIASFFDVNNFYFALIPGLEIKKSLGISRGKDDKVDATKIALYGYRLRDEIKPYKLPSKNIHQLKRLLTLRERLVKQNAGYKATLKEQKRVYTRKENQLLLETQEKMIKYFTKQIKSVEAEMNKIIKASEQLKKQYKLIVSIKGIGNQTALFMIVTTNGFTKFASWRKFASYCGIAPFPNTSGTSIRGRTKVSNLANKKLKSLFDMCAKSAIQHNPEMKLFYNRRVEQGKNKMSTINIIRNKLLSRIFAAIKRQTPYVNVLKYAA comes from the coding sequence ATGAAAATTAAACAAACTATTGGTATCGACATTAGTAAATTAACCTTTGATGTTCGTATTCACAGTAATCAGTGTTATCAAGCATTTGAGAATAACTTAAAAGGTTTTAAAGCACTTATAAAATGGGTAGAAAAAAACAACTCTATTTCTAAGGAACACACTTTATTTGTTTTGGAACACACAGGTATTTATTCTGAAGAAATCGCATCATTTTTTGATGTAAATAACTTTTATTTCGCATTAATTCCAGGTTTAGAAATAAAGAAATCTCTAGGAATATCAAGAGGAAAAGATGACAAAGTAGATGCTACAAAAATAGCATTATATGGGTATCGATTAAGAGATGAAATTAAACCATATAAACTTCCATCAAAAAACATTCATCAATTAAAACGCCTTTTAACATTAAGAGAAAGGCTAGTGAAACAAAACGCTGGTTATAAAGCAACACTTAAAGAACAGAAAAGAGTTTATACTAGAAAAGAGAATCAACTTCTTTTAGAAACTCAAGAGAAAATGATAAAATATTTTACAAAGCAAATTAAAAGTGTTGAAGCCGAAATGAACAAAATAATTAAGGCTAGTGAGCAACTTAAAAAACAATACAAACTAATTGTGAGTATTAAAGGAATTGGTAATCAAACAGCTTTATTTATGATTGTTACAACCAACGGATTTACAAAGTTTGCTTCTTGGAGAAAGTTTGCTTCATATTGTGGGATTGCTCCTTTTCCTAACACCTCTGGAACGAGTATAAGAGGTAGAACCAAAGTGAGTAATCTTGCTAATAAAAAACTCAAAAGTCTTTTTGATATGTGTGCTAAATCAGCAATACAACACAATCCAGAAATGAAGCTATTTTATAATCGAAGAGTCGAACAAGGAAAGAATAAAATGAGTACAATTAACATCATTAGAAATAAATTATTATCACGAATTTTTGCAGCTATAAAAAGACAAACTCCTTATGTAAATGTTTTAAAATATGCTGCTTAA